The proteins below come from a single Molothrus ater isolate BHLD 08-10-18 breed brown headed cowbird chromosome 3, BPBGC_Mater_1.1, whole genome shotgun sequence genomic window:
- the NUS1 gene encoding dehydrodolichyl diphosphate synthase complex subunit NUS1: MSGAGGLAWRALHALLRAFLCLQRALLACLRGRAAAAAATSCALLAPAARALGFREARAAWRRRGPARGGAARGRQRWRADGRALRKLPVHVGLVVTEEEPSYADMASLVVWCMAVGISYVSVYDHNGIFKRNNSRLMDEILKQQQELLGLDCSKYSVEFANHDKTGQVLNCQSTLKVLSPEDGKADIVKAAQNFCQLVAQQQRTHSDLDVNMLDNLLSSTHGFPDPDLVLKFGPVDSTLGFLPWHIRLTEIISLPSHLNISYEEFFSALHHYAACEQRWGK, encoded by the exons ATGAGCGGGGCGGGCGGCCTGGCGTGGCGCGCGCTGCACGCGCTGCTGCGCGCCTTCCTCTGTCTGCAGCGCGCGCTGCTCGCGTGCCTGCGCGGccgcgcggccgccgccgccgccacctcCTGCGCGCTCCTGGCGCCCGCTGCCCGCGCGCTCGGGTTCCGCGAGGCGCGCGCGgcctggcggcggcggggccccgcgcgcggcggggcggcgcgCGGGCGGCAGCGGTGGCGCGCGGACGGGCGCGCCCTGCGGAAGCTGCCGGTGCACGTGGGGCTGGTGGTGACCGAGGAGGAGCCGAGCTACGCGGACATGGCCAGCCTGGTCGTGTGGTGCATGGCCGTGGGCATCTCCTACGTCAGCGTCTACGACCATAACG gtattttcaaGAGGAATAATTCAAGATTGATggatgaaattttaaaacagcagcaagaactCTTGGGACTAGATTGCTCCAAGTACTCCGTGGAATTTGCAAATCACGACAAAACTGGTCAAG TTTTAAATTGCCAATCTACATTGAAGGTGCTGTCTCCAGAAGATGGAAAAGCAGACATAGTTAAAGCTGCTCAGAACTTCTGTCAGTTGGTAGCACAGCAGCAAAGAACACATTCAGACCTGGATGTGAATATGTTAGACAACTTATTAAGTA GTACACATGGATTTCCTGATCCTGATTTAGTCTTGAAGTTCGGTCCTGTGGACAGCACATTAGGATTCCTTCCATGGCACATCAGACTGACAGAAATCAT TTCTTTGCCTTCCCACCTAAACATCAGCTATGAAGAGTTTTTCTCTGCCCTCCATCACTATGCAGCCTGTGAGCAACGGTGGGGAAAGTGA